From a single Notolabrus celidotus isolate fNotCel1 chromosome 7, fNotCel1.pri, whole genome shotgun sequence genomic region:
- the zgc:154142 gene encoding ovochymase-2 translates to MDVEKGGRRSKGLSTLEKCLIFLFVAMTGACIGLVVVYFTDKNDSTPHIEGPDSGCGGPQELSGESGTFTSAYYPSSYDNGQSCTWHITVDPDKVIHLWFEEFAVEETQLCTADLLTLRDSLGTIGKYCGYTKPKPLVSLTNHLTVYFDTNDRKTDQGFKAHYKAVAPNLTPEIAGAGGFLQGDQGDLMTPSFPETYMNGALYQWMITVPEGERVRLTFTSFDLVPEVCGDFVQVYDGDIAGSSSLGKFCGGTMPKPVESSSNTMVVRFKSDNTLTSKGFKATFTKSSLPPVVVPTTTAKPTTTMKPITTNKPTSKPIPVTTPTIPSSTTAGDTVILQGRKGVFQSLGFPNPYPAHLQSSWKISVAEGFLVKLQITDIAITGEAGQCKDDKLIISDQYSTLGTHCGYILPPVVVSASDTLSVTFQSDSRLTDRGFSAKWEAVYPEDITEIQGCGFSSKDPTGVIKSLNWPMNYKANSECMWNIAVPVGKTMALKFTHFDLEAKDTQTSKCYDNIEVYDINGETNEQIQKHGPFCGTTLPSTIQTKGNRLVIRFHTDSFTEAKGFRAYWTTDTSLPPPTEPPVQPNPWDDIPIEWPSTCGKPAIPPAVMSRIVNGEPAKPHSWPWQVSMQVWPDSRPDPEFFHTCGGTLIHKNWVLTAAHCFMKYADELQRWRMCLGKHNLTYTEPSEHCFGVTGIYRHEGFKYPTVPTVEFDIALVRLDGEVTSSDEISYACLPSEEEVLPGGKKCYATGWGDETGDSMNAKVAEALNQVALPVVPHDTCKRMDYWWFQVKTSMICLGYTLPDELKSVCQGDSGGPLVCQDAPGGPWEVHGITSFGPIGCIMNKKPSVFTRSSAYLPWIRNAIRRDMYNEHTSGCGGPKDLTGIEGTVSSMGYPGSYSNKASCQWNIQVPDGKLVHLRFHNFSLEESQMCLNDKVILSDRLGSLGRHCSHVPPKDLVSDGNTLHISFSSNDKVVDTGFTATWKAVDPIEAPCGGSFSSNQGEIISPNWPKDYQSDSVCTWRITAPSAKSVQVTFTHFEVQAVNTLGNCVDYVEIFNGQSMTSMGRFCGFAPPPTLTIQGDTVVIRFISNGDNQEAGFRGYWTTDAGVIPTLLPPPANPWDNITIDWPVNCGNPEVKPKTGTTRVVNGEEAIPHSWPWQVSMQASPLNPIPYMHGCGGSLIHEEWVLTAAHCFMFPLNNPSYWRMCLGKHHMNSSMDVPSAEECFKVDGIIRHEGFVYEEDNTDITNDVALVHLTKPVNMTREISPICMPKPGAVMPAGKPCFVTGWGDEKGNLFPKVAEKLNQAALPIVDFETCSKPAYWWYTLRPSMICAGYESPDELKSACQGDSGGPFACATGESNTTWEVHGIVSFGPQGCIRDKKPSVFTRVSAFNDWINDNIKKFIFESDVTN, encoded by the exons ATGGATGTGGAAAAGGGTGGTCGTCGCTCTAAGGGTTTGAGTACCCTGGAAAAGTGTTTAATATTTCTCTTTGTAGCCATGACTGGCGCCTGCATCGGCCTGGTGGTTGTCTACTTCACTGACAAAAATGACTCTACCCCACACATAGAAG GGCCGGACTCTGGGTGTGGTGGTCCTCAGGAGCTGTCCGGAGAGTCAGGCACCTTCACCAGCGCTTACTATCCCAGCAGCTACGATAATGGCCAGAGCTGCACCTGGCACATCACTGTGGACCCTGATAAG gtgaTCCATCTTTGGTTTGAGGAGTTTGCTGTGGAAGAAACCCAGCTCTGCACGGCGGACTTGCTCACACTGAGGGACTCTTTGGGCACcattg GTAAATACTGTGGCTACACTAAACCAAAGCCGCTGGTGTCGCTGACAAACCACCTGACGGTGTACTTCGACACcaatgacagaaaaacagaccAAGGATTCAAGGCTCATTATAAAGCTGTGGCTCCAAACCTCAcaccag AAATAGCTGGAGCTGGTGGCTTTCTCCAAGGTGACCAGGGGGATCTGATGACCCCCAGCTTCCCAGAGACCTACATGAATGGAGCACTGTACCAG TGGATGATCACCGTCCCTGAAGGCGAGAGAGTACGTCTTACATTTACCTCCTTTGACCTGGTCCCGGAGGTCTGTGGGGATTTTGTTCAGGTCTATGATGGCGACATAGCTGGATCTTCTTCATTAG GAAAATTCTGTGGAGGGACGATGCCAAAGCCAGTGGAGTCCAGCAGCAACACAATGGTGGTCCGCTTCAAATCAGACAACACTCTGACCTCTAAAGGGTTCAAAGCTACATTCACCAAGTCCAGCCTTCCACCTGTTGTTGTTCCTACCACTACAGCAAAACCCACCACCACAATGAAACCCATAACCACCAACAAACCCACGTCAAAACCCATCCCTGTAACCACACCAACCATTCCATCTTCCACAACTGCTG GAGATACAGTCATTCTTCAGGGCCGTAAAGGTGTGTTCCAGTCCTTGGGTTTCCCAAATCCATATCCTGCTCATCTACAGAGCTCTTGGAAGATATCTGTGGCTGAAGGGTTCCTTGTAAAGCTGCAGATCACTGACATTGCCATCACGGGAGAGGCTGGACAGTGCAAGGATGACAAACTGATCATCTCAGATCAATACAGCACACTAG GCACACACTGTGGCTACATCCTCCCCCCTGTGGTGGTCAGCGCCAGTGACACATTATCTGTCACCTTCCAGTCCGACAGTCGCCTCACAGACCGAGGTTTCTCTGCCAAgtgggaggctgtgtatccagAGGATATCACAG AGATCCAGGGCTGTGGCTTTTCCTCCAAAGACCCAACAGGAGTCATCAAGTCCTTGAACTGGCCGATGAACTACAAGGCTAACAGTGAGTGCATGTGGAACATCGCTGTGCCTGTTGGGAAAACAATGGCACTGAAGTTCACCCACTTTGATCTGGAAGCCAAAGATACCCAGACATCCAAATGTTACGATAATATTGAGGTGTACGACATCAACGGTGAGACTAACGAGCAGATTCAAAAGCATG GTCCATTCTGTGGGACTACGCTGCCGTCTACCATCCAGACAAAAGGCAACAGGCTGGTGATTCGTTTCCACACAGACTCGTTTACTGAGGCTAAAGGCTTCAGGGCCTACTGGACAACAGACACCAGCCTGCCCCCTCCCACAGAACCCCCTGTTCAGCCAAACCCCTGGGACGACATCCCAATAG aaTGGCCCAGTACTTGTGGGAAACCAGCGATTCCCCCTGCTGTTATGTCTCGCATTGTGAACGGAGAGCCAGCCAAGCCGCACTCATGGCCCTGGCAAGTGTCCATGCAG GTCTGGCCCGATAGTCGACCAGATCCGGAATTCTTCCACACATGTGGAGGCACTCTAATTCACAAGAACTGGGTCCTTACAGCAGCCCACTGCtttatgaa ATATGCTGATGAGCTGCAGCGGTGGCGCATGTGTCTGGGCAAACACAACCTGACCTACACAGAGCCGAGTGAACACTGCTTCGGTGTGACTGGTATCTATCGCCACGAGGGCTTCAAGTATCCCACAGTGCCCACGGTGGAGTTTGACATTGCCCTGGTTAGACTGGATGGGGAGGTGACATCCAGTGATGAGATCTCCTACGCCTGCCTGCCCTCAGAGGAAGAGGTCCTACCAGGGGGCAAGAAGTGCTACGCCACCGGCTGGGGAGACGAGACTG GTGATTCAATGAATGCTAAAGTAGCAGAGGCTCTTAACCAGGTCGCTTTGCCTGTTGTGCCACATGACACCTGCAAGAGGATGGACTACTGGTGGTTCCAGGTCAAGACCTCCATGATATGCTTAGGATATACCCTGCCTGACGAGCTCAAGTCTGTCTGTCAG GGAGATTCAGGTGGTCCTCTGGTGTGCCAGGATGCTCCTGGTGGTCCTTGGGAAGTTCATGGTATAACCAGCTTTGGCCCCATAGGATGCATTATGAATAAGAAGCCCTCCGTGTTCACCCGCTCCTCAGCCTACCTACCCTGGATCCGAAACGCCATCCGCAGGGACATGTACAATGAGCACA CATCTGGCTGTGGAGGGCCCAAGGACCTGACTGGTATAGAAGGCACAGTGTCCTCGATGGGTTACCCGGGCAGCTATAGCAACAAAGCCAGCTGTCAGTGGAACATCCAGGTGCCCGATGGCAAACTCGTCCACCTACGCTTCCACAATTTCTCCCTGGAGGAGAGCCAGATGTGCCTGAATGACAAAGTCATTCTCAGTGACAGATTAGGAAGTCTAG GCAGACACTGCAGCCATGTGCCTCCTAAAGACCTGGTGAGCGATGGAAACACACTTCACATCAGCTTCTCCTCCAATGATAAGGTTGTGGACACAGGCTTCACTGCCACCTGGAAGGCAGTGGATCCAATAGAGG CTCCATGTGGAGGGAGCTTTAGCAGTAATCAGGGTGAAATCATCTCTCCAAACTGGCCCAAGGACTACCAATCTGATTCTGTGTGCACATGGCGTATCACTGCCCCTTCAGCAAAAAGTGTCCAAGTAACCTTCACTCACTTTGAGGTACAGGCTGTGAACACATTAGGGAACTGTGTGGACTACGTGGAGATCTTCAATGGACAAAGCATGACATCAATGG GTCGATTCTGCGGCTTTGCCCCTCCACCCACCCTCACCATACAGGGCGACACAGTTGTCATCCGCTTTATTAGTAATGGAGACAATCAAGAGGCAGGCTTTCGTGGTTACTGGACCACTGATGCTGGTGTGATTCCAACTTTACTTCCCCCTCCTGCAAACCCATGGGATAACATCACTATCG ACTGGCCAGTAAATTGTGGGAACCCAGAAGTGAAACCCAAAACAGGTACCACAAGGGTGGTTAATGGAGAAGAGGCGATCCCCCATTCCTGGCCCTGGCAAGTGTCCATGCAG GCTTCACCACTGAACCCAATACCTTACATGCATGGCTGTGGAGGTTCTTTGATTCATGAGGAATGGGTCCTGACTGCTGCTCACTGTTTCATGTT CCCACTGAATAACCCCTCCTACTGGCGAATGTGTTTGGGAAAGCACCACATGAACTCCTCTATGGATGTTCCCTCAGCAGAGGAATGCTTCAAAGTGGATGGTATCATCCGCCACGAGGGATTTGTCTATGAGGAAGATAACACTGACATCACCAATGACGTAGCTCTGGTGCATTTGACCAAGCCTGTCAACATGACGAGGGAGATCAGCCCCATCTGTATGCCTAAACCTGGGGCTGTGATGCCCGCTGGGAAACCCTGCTTTGTCACCGGCTGGGGAGACGAGAAAG GTAACCTGTTCCCAAAAGTTGCAGAGAAGCTAAACCAAGCAGCCCTCCCTATTGTTGACTTCGAGACCTGCAGCAAACCGGCGTACTGGTGGTACACCCTCAGGCCCTCCATGATCTGTGCTGGCTATGAGTCTCCAGATGAGCTCAAGTCAGCCTGCCAG GGTGACTCTGGCGGTCCTTTCGCCTGTGCAACAGGAGAATCTAACACAACCTGGGAAGTACACGGAATTGTCAGCTTTGGACCTCAAGGCTGCATCAGAGACAAGAAACCCTCAGTATTCACCCGTGTCTCTGCCTTTAATGACTGGATCAATGACAACATCAAGAAGTTTATTTTTGAGAGTGATGTAACCAACTAA